GTTGTCAATCTTCACGAACCAGAACGACAACGTCGCCATCAGCAACCAGATGCTGTAGACGATGACGAACGACGCTGCCAGCATCAGCGCGAATTGCATCAGGGCGATGGGGTCGGGCGCGTAGCCCATCCGGCCGAACGCGAACAGCATGATCGCCACGCCGGCGGACATGTCTGCCAAGCCGGAGTAGCGCGCGTAGCGCAGCGTCGCCAGGAACTGGCTGTTCACCGGCTTGGTGAGCACGAAGTCCATCGTGCCCTCGCGCACCATTTGGATGATCTTGGCGACGTTGGGCTGCAGCAGCAATTGGATCGCGCCTTCGATCAGCACGGACAGCGCGACGATGACCAGTGCCTGTTCGTATGTCCATCCGCCCAGCACATCGGTTTGCGTGAAGAACACGGACACGCTGGCGAAGGTGACGCCAGCCCACAGCACACCCAACGCGGCTTGTGCAATGAAGTTGGCGCGGTATTCCAGCTCTAACAACAAATTGGACTTGAAGAACAGAGCAAGGAGACGCAGGTAACGCATCATGCTCCTACTGCGCTGTAGCTGCGAATCGCGATCTTCCACACGAGCCACACCGCCGCTACGAAGAACGCTGCCCAGGCCCACTGGACGATGAAGCTCAACAGCATCGCCTCGCCTTGCACGCGCCCCATGGCGATATTCACGCTGAAGTTGAGCATGTAGGGGAAAGGCAGCCAGCGCAGCACTTCCTGAATCGCTTGCGGGAACATAGCGATCGGCGCGATCACGCCCGACAGCACCAGTCGCACACCGTAGAAGCCTTGGATGAACGCGCTGGTCTGCGTCGTCCAGAATGCCAGCAAGCCGATTAGGTAGTCCGACATGAAGGCGATCAGCCACGCGCCGGCCACCGATGCGACGAACGCCAGTAGGTTGAGCGGCGTCAAGGCCAAGTGCACACCCGGCGTGGCGACCAACACGACCGCAGTGATCGGCAGGACGATGACCATGCGCAAGAGCTTCTCCACCCAGTTCGTGGCGATCTCGTTGTGAATGGGGTGGATCGGCCGCAGCAGCATGGGCGAGAGCCGGCCCTCGCGGATGGCGAAGTCCAGTTCCCACGACGCCCACACGGCCGTAAGGTTGCGCACGATCCAGCCAACCATGAAGTAGGTCACGAAGTCGGCCGAGCTGTAGCCGTTCACTTCGCCATCGCGGCTGATGCTGAGCCATACCAGCAGCATGATCACCATCAGGATGCTATTCATCATCCAGATGACGATCTGCGCGCGATATTCGACGGTGAGCGACCAGGCGGCTTTGCTCAGGGCAACGTATTTCTTCCACATATCGCTCGGTGTGCTGGCGACCGGTATGCAGAAACGCCAAACGTAAAGCCTAAAACGCAGGACGCAATACGCAGGACGTAGGACGCAAGACGTGATACACAACACAACTATACTCGCCACCGTGTTCCGCCGTTTCACCCATATCGCCAGGCTCTATCTAATCTGGGTTGCGATCTACTACTTCACCTTCGCCTTCCCGGCCACGTTGATGAACTTCTATTTGGAAGCACTGGGCTTCGATCGCGCATTCATCGGCTTGTTCCACGGCGCCAGCCAGTTCGGCGGCTTGATCCTGGCGTTGCCGGCACTGCTGTGTTTCGAATGGATGGGCCGGCGTGCAGCGCTGGTGTTCGGCGCGGCGGTCGCCAGCCTCGCGCGATTGCCGACGGTGCTGGCAACCGCGCCTGAGGTGATCCTGGCTGCTGAAGCGCTCAGCGGATTCGGCACGGTGATCTTTGGGCTGGCCAGCGTGTCGCTACTGGCCGATGCCTCCGCCGAAGATCACCGCGCGGCGCTGTTCGGCGTCGGTGACTTCACACGCACGATAGCCGTGCTGTTGGGCAGCATCTTCGCCGGCAGCCTGCCGGCCCTGATCGCGCCGTTGCTTCAGGTCGGCGGCGAGAGCGCAGAGGCGTATCGGGCGGCGCTGGTCGCTGCGTTCATCGTGCGGACGCTTGCCGTCGTTCCGCTGGCCATGATCGCCCGTCGTCGGCCGGTGCCGGGCGAACCCACGGCGGCGCTGCCGAATGTGCGCGCGGCGCGTTATCTCAATCCCCGCATCTTGCTCGGCCAGCGGTTGCAGGTGTATGCGCTCGGCGTGCCGTTCATGCTGCTGTTGGCAGCGGAAGCGCTGGTGTTCACGTTCTTCAACTTGCTCATGCGCGATCGGTTCGGGGCGAGCGACGCGCAGATCGGCTTGATCATCGGTGTGAACGCGCTGATTGGGTCGGTTGCGGCGCTGCTCGCCCCGCGCGCTGCAGAGCGGATGGGTGATCGGCCGGCGATCGTGTGGGGATCGTTCGCCACGGCGGCGGGTGTGGCGGCGTTTGCCCTCAGTCCGAATTTACTCCTTAGCGCGCTGTCCGTGTTTATCCAAGTCGCAGTCTCGCAGATCTCACGCGTGCTCTACCGCGTCTACGTCGTGAATGTCTCGCGGCGCGATGAGTATTTCATCGTCAGCGTCGTGATGGCGATTGCGGCGAACATCGGGCCGGCCGTTGCCCCGCCGGCCAGCGGATTGATCCAGCACGCATTTGGCTATGCCCCGTTGTTCGCCGCTTCGATTGCGATGACGGTGATCGCAGCGCTCTCATTCGACTTGATCGCGCGGTGGATCAGTCGGAGCGCGCAAGTTGCGCCGCAAGCGCTTGCTCATTCGCCGTCCCCAGTCCAGCGACCTTACCCGCAAACACCTCTCGAATGATGTCCTCGACCAGCGGGTCCTCGAAGTTGATGTCGTCCACCTCGATCTGGGTGAGCAAGCGCGCCGCCGTTTCGGCTGCTTGGTCGCGCGGCACGTGCAGCACGGCGGTCAATCCATCGCACACCTCGACAATGCCAAAGGGCGCGAGTTGTTCGCACGTCACCGGCTGCTCGAACTGCAACTTGAGGATTTTGTAAGGCGCGACGCGCTCGATGAGGGCGCGGAAGTTGCCGTCGTAGAGCACCTTGCCCTTGTCAATCACGATGATGCGATCGCACAGCGCGGTCACGTCGGCCATATAGTGGCTGGTGAGGATGACCGTCGCGCCGTGGCGGCGGTTGTATTCGGCGATGAAGTCGCGGATGCGCAC
The window above is part of the Candidatus Roseilinea sp. genome. Proteins encoded here:
- a CDS encoding ABC transporter permease, whose amino-acid sequence is MWKKYVALSKAAWSLTVEYRAQIVIWMMNSILMVIMLLVWLSISRDGEVNGYSSADFVTYFMVGWIVRNLTAVWASWELDFAIREGRLSPMLLRPIHPIHNEIATNWVEKLLRMVIVLPITAVVLVATPGVHLALTPLNLLAFVASVAGAWLIAFMSDYLIGLLAFWTTQTSAFIQGFYGVRLVLSGVIAPIAMFPQAIQEVLRWLPFPYMLNFSVNIAMGRVQGEAMLLSFIVQWAWAAFFVAAVWLVWKIAIRSYSAVGA